Genomic segment of Streptomyces longhuiensis:
CGGGCACAGCTTCGGCGCCGGGTTCGCGCTGCTGGCCGGGGCACAAGCGGTCACCCTGGTCTGCGGCGCGTGGCTGCTCGCGCGACCGGTTCAGGCTCGGCCGGAGGCGAGTGCGGAGTCCACGACGGACCGCTCCGACTTGGAGAACAGCCAGGCGAGTTGAGAACGCCCGGCCGGGGACCTCCCGGCCGGGCGTGCGTCGTCCGTCGTGCGCGCGTTCCGCTCCCGCATCCGCACGATCAGGTCGTGGTTACGGGACTACGCCCCGCCTACCGCGTCCGTGCACACATAATGGGCCGATACATCGGAGGTATCGGCGCTCCAGACGGTGGCGCTCCGACCGAGGACAGGGAGGCCGCCATGGCTGTCACCGACGAGGCCATCGAGAAGATCAAGGGCATGATCGTCTCCGGCGCCCTGCGCCCGGGCGACCGGCTCCCCAAGGAGAGCGAACTCGCCGCCGACCTCGGCCTGTCCCGCAACTCCCTGCGCGAGGCCGTCCGCGCCCTGTCCCTCATCCGCATCCTCGACGTGCGGCAGGGCGACGGGACGTACGTCACCAGCCTCGACCCCCAACTCCTCCTCGAGGCCCTGAGTTTCGTCGTCGACTTCCACCGCGACGACACCGTCCTCGAATTCCTCGCCGTGCGTCGCATCCTGGAGCCGGCCGCGACCGCGATGGCCGCCACCCGGATCGACGAGGCGCGGCTCGACGCGCTCGCGGCCCAGCTGGACGCGCTCGGCACCGCGCCCTCGGTGGAGGAACTCGTCGCCTCCGACCTGGAGTTCCACCGCGGCATCGTGCAGAGCTCGGGCAACTCGGTCCTGTGCTCGCTCCTCGACGGCCTGTCCGGACCGACGACCCGGGCCCGCGTCTGGCGCGGCCTGACGCAGGAGGACGCGGTCAGCCGGACCCTGCACGAGCACCGGGCGATCCTGGCGGCGCTGCGCGACGGTGACGCGGAGGCGGCGCGGTCCTGGGCGACGGTGCACATCGCGAGCGTGGAGCAGTGGCTGCGCTCCACGCTCTGACACGGGTTCCGCTACGGGCGTGAAGGGGGAGTGCGAGGGCGGATCGCGGGGCAGTGATCCGGTCACTCCCCCGTACAAGGGGGCTGCGGACGGTCCTCTCGGACGCCGTAAGGTGGGCAGGTACGCGATAGGGGTCCCTCCCAGGCCATGAGGGCACTGGGGGACGTCGGAAGGAGGCGCTGGGTGATCGAGCTCGAGGGGGTTCCCGAGCTGGTCGACCCGGTCATGGTGGCCGCGTTCGAAGGCTGGAACGATGCCGGTGACGCCGCCTCCGCCGCGGTCGCGCATCTCGACAAGGAGTGGAAGGGCGAGGTGTTCGCGGCGCTCGACGCCGAGGACTACTACGACTTCCAGGTCAACCGGCCGACGGTGTGGCTCGACGGCGGCGTGCGGAAGATCACCTGGCCGACGACCCGGCTCTCCGTGGTCAGGGTCGGCGGCGACAAGCCGCGCGACCTGGTCCTGGTCCGGGGCATCGAGCCGTCGATGCGGTGGCGTTCGTTCTGCAACGAGCTGCTCGGGTTCGCGCACGAGTTGGGC
This window contains:
- a CDS encoding FadR/GntR family transcriptional regulator, whose amino-acid sequence is MAVTDEAIEKIKGMIVSGALRPGDRLPKESELAADLGLSRNSLREAVRALSLIRILDVRQGDGTYVTSLDPQLLLEALSFVVDFHRDDTVLEFLAVRRILEPAATAMAATRIDEARLDALAAQLDALGTAPSVEELVASDLEFHRGIVQSSGNSVLCSLLDGLSGPTTRARVWRGLTQEDAVSRTLHEHRAILAALRDGDAEAARSWATVHIASVEQWLRSTL